A stretch of the Musa acuminata AAA Group cultivar baxijiao chromosome BXJ2-7, Cavendish_Baxijiao_AAA, whole genome shotgun sequence genome encodes the following:
- the LOC135616454 gene encoding protein translation factor SUI1 homolog, with protein MSDLEAQIPSAFDPFADANADDSGAGTKDYVHIRIQQRNGRKSLTTVQGLKKEFSYNKILKDLKKEFCCNGTVVQDPELGQVIQLQGDQRKNASNFLVQAGIVKKEHIKIHGF; from the exons ATGTCTGATCTAGAAGCACAGATCCCATCTGCTTTTG ATCCTTTTGCTGATGCAAATGCTGATGACTCTGGTGCCGGCACAAAGGATTATGTGCATATCCGCATACAGCAGCGGAATGGCAGGAAGAGTCTGACCACAGTGCAAGGACTCAAGAAAGAGTTTAGCTATAACAAGATCTTGAAGGATCTGAAAAAGGAATTCTGCTGTAATGGTACTGTGGTTCAGGACCCAGAGCTGGGCCAG GTCATTCAACTTCAAGGTGATCAACGAAAGAATGCTTCAAATTTCTTAGTTCAG GCTGGAATTGTGAAGAAGGAGCACATTAAAATTCATGGTTTCTAA